A stretch of Polypterus senegalus isolate Bchr_013 chromosome 5, ASM1683550v1, whole genome shotgun sequence DNA encodes these proteins:
- the crygn2 gene encoding gamma-crystallin N-B, whose product MSQYSGKIVFYEGKCFTGRKLEVYGDCDNFQDRGFMNRVNSIRVESGAWICFDHPDFRGQQYILERGEYPDFHRWNSHNDHMGSCRPVRMHGEHYRIELFEGCNFTGQCMELCEDCPFLQGRGWNKSCINAIKVYGDGAWVMYEEPNYRGRMYIVERGDYRSHNEWQGHSANVQSIRRVVNYF is encoded by the exons ATGTCTCAGTACTCAGGAAAG ATCGTGTTTTACGAGGGCAAGTGCTTCACAGGCCGGAAGCTGGAAGTCTATGGTGACTGTGACAACTTCCAGGACCGAGGCTTCATGAACCGCGTCAACTCGATTCGTGTGGAAAGTGGAGCCTGGATCTGCTTTGATCACCCCGACTTTCGAGGACAGCAGTACATCCTTGAACGTGGAGAATACCCAGATTTCCACCGCTGGAATTCCCACAATGACCACATGGGCTCCTGCAGGCCTGTCAGAATG CATGGTGAGCACTACAGGATTGAGCTCTTTGAGGGATGCAACTTCACTGGCCAGTGCATGGAGCTGTGCGAAGACTGTCCCTTCCTGCAGGGTCGAGGCTGGAACAAGAGCTGCATCAATGCCATTAAAGTCTATGGAGATGGAGC ATGGGTGATGTATGAGGAGCCCAACTATCGTGGACGCATGTACATTGTGGAGAGGGGTGATTACCGGAGTCACAATGAGTGGCAGGGACACAGTGCCAACGTCCAGTCCATCAGGCGGGTTGTCAACTACTTCTAA